The genomic stretch GTCCCTGTACCTCTCTCAAGTTCGCCCCTGGTACGTAACTACAACTCATAGGATTCCCCACTCAAATCCGAAGTCCCGGTATCACCCCATACCAGCAATACGATGGCTGGTTGGCGTCGTCGCTCGCGACCACCGCTGCTACCGGCGACTATGAGAGACTGAACGATCCTACGATCAATACAGATCTGGCCGGTCTGGCTCAGGCATCAACCTTGAGCCAGCAGCGTTCCGCGCTCGTTCCGATCGCCGCCTACGTAGCGACGAACTTGCCGGTGATCCCAACGGTGTATGGCGCAGCATTTGATGAGTACAACAACACCAACTTTGTGGGATGGCCCACTCCGAGCAACCCGTATGAGTCTGGTCAGCCAGACAACCCTACGAATGAGGTGGTCGTCTTACACCTTTCTCCAAGGAGCTAACGGCTCTCCAGAGCGCTAGCGGCGTTCTAGGGGGCTCACGACGATGGGGATCTGACCAAGCACAATGGTGTTCTTGGTACGGTCCCCATCGCGAGGCTAACTTCGGCGATCATCGAAACCTTTGATAAGACAAGAGCGAACTTGGATTCCAGCAGGTGGCTGGGGATGGATAGCAGCCGTGTTGGACTCCCCGCTCCGGAATCCGCCAACGCTTGATGGTGGCGAGGGCGGCGATTGGGTAAATGCGATGGCGGTACTGCGCCGCGGTTGTGCCATGTGTGTGCGATCGATGTTGTGTTGGACGGTAGACATCGCCCCGATTGTTGGTCGGGAGGAGTCAACTAGGGACATAGTTCGAGGCCAAGAGAGAAGTTCACTGCAGCCTCAACGTGAAGGCGAGTGGTCGGAAAAACTCGAATCGGGCTATCGGCTTGGGAGATGAGCAACTCGATCTCGGTGCAGCCCAGGATGACGCCTTGGGCTCCTACATGAGAGAGACGGGTGATGATGTTGCGATAGATCTGGCGGGAGAGATCCTCGATATCGCCGCGGCAGAGTTCATCGTAGATGATGCGATGCACCTCGGCCCGGTCGTCTGGCGGGGGAGTGATGACGGTAAGGCCATGTTGGGCGAGACGTTCTCGATAAAAATCTTGTTCCATGGTGAAGTTGGTACCGAGCAGGGCGACTGTGGTGAGCCCGGCTGCCATGACCGCTCGGGCGGTGACATCGGCTATGTGCAGCAGTGGGATTGTGAGCGCTGCTTGAATCTGATCCGCAACGTTGTGCATCGTGTTGGTGCAAAGCACGAAAACCTCGGCACCACCCGCCTCAAGCTCTCTAGCTGACTGCGCGAGCAGACGTCCAGCCTCCTCCCATTCCCCATGCATCTGGAGCGATTCAATATCGGCAAAGTCAAGCGAGGCCAGGAGAAGGTTGGCGGAATGAAGACCCCCAAGTCGGGCGCGCACCAGTTCGTTGGCCAACCGGTAGTACTGCGCTGTTGACTCCCAGCTCATCCCCCCTAACATCCCGATCCTGCGCTGTGAAGTAGCCACCAACGCAGTCTATGAGGATTCGCTTGACGCGGGAACGCCTCGCGTCTCTTGCCCAAAACGGTAGTGAGACTATCGATTCTTGGTAGTGGGGTTTCGATTTGACGTCTGGCGGCAAAGGAGCGGACGTCGGCGGAAGCTCGCGCCCAACGGAGAACGACCCACGCCATGCATAGGTCAATAAGCCGTTGGGGATGTACCTCGCCGATGGGTCTGCAAACTGATGCCGTGCCGATCCTTACCGCAGAAGAGACGTTGAACCATACTCGGGGGCGCACCCATTTGTCCCGCAACATGGGGTTTGCCCCCGGTTTTGCGTTGGTGTCGTTGGGCCAGTGTTGGCGTATCTGCATCTCTGCGTTGGCTAGGGCGCCTGTACCCAGGAGCGATAGTTCGCAAAGCGCTCATCTTAACCACCCGAGGACGGGGTGTGCGCTGGTCAGCCGTCCCATCCGACCCGAAGCACTTGACAGTACTATCTCTTCGCGCTGGCGGAACACAGCATTGGTAGCGTCACGCGAGAATCCTCGCGTTCAAGAAGCGATGTCGGCCGATCGGTTGACATCGATGAGGAAGACTATGGCTATCGTGGCCCCATAAGGAGGGTCAATGAGAGTAGTTCCCACCACGAAAGATGTCTCATTCAAAGAGGCCTACTTGCTGTATTTGCTACGATGGAACGATTTCCGAGGCAGATCGTCGCGGCAAGAGTTCTGGAAGGTCTTCGCTATCAATCTCGTTGCGTCCTTCATTCTCTCCCGGGTGAGCTATCTGGTTGGGCTCGGCGGTTGGCTTGCGATGGTCTTTAGCCTCTTGAATCTTATCCCGGTGGTCGCGCTGCAGACGAGACGGCTCCATGATGCCGGTCACAGCGGCTGGTGGATTGTGATAGGAACCGCGATGAGCACCCTGTTTTTGGTGTTGGTGACTGGGGTGGCTCTAATTGCCTATAAAACGTCGGGAACTCACATGATGCGCTTTGTCCCCTCCGTGTTCTTGGGCGTGGGGCTCTTCGGGATTGCGGTATTTGCGATTGAGATTGTCGTCGTCGTCTTCGACTGTCAGCGTGGTGTCCTTGATAACCGTTACGGGCCACAGATGCATTGACGAGCTGGATCGCGATGACGGGCCGTTTCGTACTGCGTTATTCTGGTCGCCGAGGCCGCACAAGGTAGAGATAGAGAGTCGCGTTCCCCAGTAGCCGCATCACCGCGCCTGGTCCACGGTTCGAGGCGCACCGGACACACCAAAGCCGGTGTTGAACATCGCGAGATGCCAGGACACCACACAATAGTCTCATTGACGCAGCTCCCCTAGGACGGGTTGTGGCGACAACATCTACCCTAAGCAATGGGGTGACGATCGGTCCTGTCCGTTCCAATGGTGATGACACGGTGATTCGATGTCGCCAGTCCGTTCGCTCCCGCGGGCGGCGCACCCGTGGTGCGAATTAGTGCTCTTCCAGACTGGCTTGAAGGGAGTGTCGCATCAATTGCTAGGGGCACTGGCGGACGGGAATTGACTTCGCCGCGGCGGGTATCACGAAAGTGTACACGCCGAGTGTCGGACGATTACTCGGTGCTCACGCTCTCATCGTGCGAGTGGGGGTATCGGGACCGTCTGGAGCAACCCTTTGAAGACGTCATCTACCAGATGAACGGTCGGCGTGCCAGAGTTGCGTGAAAGTATCAGGCGATGCTCCACGACGAAAGGGGCGAGCGTGAGCACGTCGTCGGGTACCACATACTCTCGACTATGTAGGAGTGCCCAGGCTTGGGCCGCTCGATAGAGTGCCAAGGAGGCTCGAGGGCTCATTCCCAACTCGATTCGCGGTGAGGATCGAGTTGTTTCGGCGATTCTCGCGATGTAGTTGCGTATGGCGTCAGACACATGCACACGTTTCACCGCCTGCATCCGGTCGAGTAACTCTGGTAGAGTGATGACGGCTTGGACCCATTCTGGTGAGCGTGTCTCGTCCGACTGGGAGAGTATGTCCGATTCCTCTTCGATGCTGGGATAACCAACGTTGAGTCGAAAAAGAAAACGATCGAGCTGGCTCTCGGGTAGCGGAAATGTCCCGTCGTACTCGATCGGATTCTGGGTGGCGACCACCACAAAGGGTGGCTGCAGGGGATGGGTCACTCCGTCGACCGTTACTTGACCCTCCTCCATCACCTCCAAGAGCGCGCTTTGTGTTCGTGGTGAGGTGCGGTTGATCTCATCAGCGATCACGAGGTTCGCAAAGACTGGTCCCGGATGGAACTCGAACTGACGGGTTCCGGGATGAAAGATGGTGACCCCGGTGATGTCAGTGGGCAGCAGGTCTGGCGTACACTGAATCCGACGATGCGTTAAGCCGAGACTGCGCGCCAGGGTCGTAGCGACGGTGGTTTTGCCAACCCCGGGTACGTCATCGATCAATACATGTCCCTGGGCGAGCACGGCGGTCACCATGAACTCCATGAGAGAGCGCTTGCCGATGATGGTCGTCTCCAAATTGTTGACGATACGACCTAACTGCGGATCAAGCTCATCCATGGTAGTTGGGACTATCGATCGGTTCCCCAAGGCGACCCCCGTAATCCAAAAAATGCTGGCACTGGTTACCGATCCTACCTACTTGCGAGGCCATATCGACAATCACCCTTGTTGAAGCCGCCTCGGGCTCGGGAATAGACCTCTAGCGCAGGTGAGTGATTCACGTCGAGGCGTGGCGGCTGCATGATTAGTTCTGTCCAAAGGCGTTCCTCGTGGGAGGTGCTGTGAGGTCGCGCGTGATGCCCCGTAGCTCCTCTAGGCAGCCACAGTCGGGTGTTCGATGTACGGTTTTCCCCTTGCACAACGGCCGACGCCATGACGACGAAGCTCGACCGGGTTGACCCGTCAGTGAGTCCGGAGACAAGGGCGATCGACGCCGCCGTATTGGCAAGCGGTGCCGTCTCGCCACCGCACCAGTGGGAGGGTAGGCAACTTATCTTGCTTTCCTGTGAGCCAGCCTGGTGTCGATGACAGTTCAGATGGTTCCCACGGTGGATGTGACCGGCCAACGAGCATTGATACCGTTTGGCGAGGTGGCGATCGTCCATGCGCGATCCTTACTGGCGAACCATAGGTTTCGATCGGTGGAGGCGACGTGCGCGACCCCGCAGTGTGCCCCAAAGTCTTTTGGCCTCGGCTGCCTCGTCGGAAGATAGCGGCTTCTGGGAGTAGAAGGATAGCTCCAGCAATCGCACTAATGGCTGAACGAGACCACCGTCGTGGGGGAAGTGATTCGCCCAAGTTTGTCCCCATTCTCGAGGGCTGCTCGAACCCCAACGAGCTCCAAAATTGCGGCGTGACACCCGTTGTATGTCGATCCAAAGTTGTAACGTTTCGTTCTTACGCCCTCGACCCCGCTGTCGTCGCCAGATCAGTGCGGTCAATGCCACAAGGGCGAGAGCTGCGATACCGATTTCGTCTACGTGCCCGTCGGTGGTTTGGGTAGTGCGCCTTTGACCTTGCCGGGTGGGAATCTTACGGAGATGGGCATCGGCATTCAGCGATGGTGGTGTAGGAAGGCCGAGCTTGGCGATGCCTGGCGTCGGGGGGGTAGGTGCGGGTAGTGGTCTGTGAAGAACACTAGCGGTCGAGTATTCGGGGAAACTGAAGCCGGGAGTCGGGTCAAATGGCACCCAACCCGCTCCGCTGATCCAGATCTGGGCCCAGGAGTGGGCGTCGACCTGACGCACTACATAACCCCTCTGCTTCTTGCTATAGGTACCCGGGGCATACCCCACGACCCAACGTGCAGGGATCCCGAGGGAGCGCATCATCATGATGAATGACGTTGAGAATTGATCGCAGTAGCCTCGACGGTCGACGAACAAGAACTGGTTGACGACATCGTGGGGACTCGAACTGACCTGATAGGAGTAACGGTCATGGGTGTCCAGGTACCTCTTGATCGTCTGTGCGGCATCGAATGGACCGCTGGATCCTGCGGTGAGACGCCTGGCTAATTGGCTGACTTGTGGAGAAAGGTTGTTCGGCAGCTCGAGGTCATCTCGCACGTTTCGAGGTGCGTTACTATAGGGGCGGTTCGCAAGCTCCTTGGTGGTGTAGAGCGGCTCAAAGGCGCTCAGGCGATAACTCCGGACACCCTTGACATCAATGCGGCCCGATCTCGAATGCACGGTAGTGGTAACCGAAAACTTCAGTGGCGCCCCCATGTAGAACAGATTGGTTAGGGCGTGCGGCGAAGCGTCCGCAATGCTTGCGTGCACGAGCACGTCGTGGCTTCCTTCGAAATAGGGGGTGATGATCGGTACATCGCTGCCGCCAGCGAGGTGTTCAAAGACCGACGTGGGGCCCTTGTTCGACCAGCTCAATCCGTTAAAGGTGTTATAGGTGGCGGCTTGCCAGTAATACGGGGTGTTGGTGTGGGCGACAAATACAGGAGCTCGGCTTGGTAGGAGTGAATGATCGATCTGGGTGATGCCCGCTCCATACCCAGTCGTGGCTAAACCGGTGGTCGCACTAGTGGCGCGAAAATCGGTGAGGAGGACTCCTAGGTGAAGCGGTGCATGCGATGGGAGTTCGAAGCCTATGGCTAGCGGGGCAATCACCACGATGGCCGCGAGCGCGTTGACCACAGGCCTGCGTACTACGTTGATCTTGGTTGCGCCGATCTCCACCTGGTGAACATTGACGAGGATGATGAGCCCTACGATCAGGTAGCTTGCAAGAGGCAGCTCGGCGGCCATTCCCCAGAGTACGTGGTCGACGCAGATCATGACGGTGCCGAAGACCATCAGTGCCAAAACTTGATTGTAGTGCTGACAACGTCGGAAAATGAGCCAGCCTAACAGTACTCCGAACAACACGAAAGGCGCCCCGTCATGAGCGCTTATCTCGGTCCATCGATGAACCGGGAGGATGAGGAGTTGGCGGCTAACGCTGTGAACGGCCGCACCCAGAGCAGACAACGAGGCCCAACGGTCCCAGATGGAACACAGCTGAAGATAAAGAAGTCCGATCCAACCGATCAATCGGAGCGTCCAATGGGGCCATGACTCGGTCAACGCAAGCAGGATCGGGGTGATGGCAAGAACGAACGCGTCAGGGTATCCTCCAGAGTGAACCAACGGCCAGAACAGGGCAGTTGCCCAAAGGCCGAGGAGAAGCGATCTGTTCATCTCGATGCTCGTTCTCTGGTTGGGCCGAGATGTGCTCGCCAATCCGCGAGACTGGTGATGCCTCCGTCCCCGACGACAATGATAGAGTCAGCGCTGCCTTGCCAAATAGCGCGATATCGATTGGTGGTGATCACCAATACGTGTCCTCGGTAGCGCATATGGTGAACGGGGTCCAAGGGGTCGGTGCTACCGTAGGTCAGTGCGCTTAAGAAATCCATCATGCGCACCAAGGCACCCTGACCGGAGGGCAGTGGGGTGTAATCAAAGGGCTGGTCGAGCGTGGTGATGCGTAGCATCAGCTGCGAGCGGTTCGCCTGGTAAACGAGCGATGCGGCGATCGAGATGGCGAGCTCCCAGTCGTTGGCTGGAAAGTGTGGCGCGGTGTCCAACAAGACGATGAACTCGGCCTCGTTCTCTGGTTCGAAATGCTTAACCTTGAACTCACCTGTTCTTGCTGTCGTTTTCCAATGGATGTGTGACAGACGATCCCCTGGGATATACTCGCGGATGCCCTGTAATTGTGTCGACGCTTGGCGAGTTCGACGCGTATCAAGCTGCTGCCCTTGCCATATATAGTTCTTGAGTTCAGTCCTACTGAGGCCAATGATCTTTGGCCAGATATGCAAACTAATGGCGTCCTGTTTGATCCTGACAGAGCGTTGAAAGAAGCCAAAGAAGTCGCTTGTGATAAGATCGATGTCCCCAAACTCGAGCGATCCACGCTGGAGGTCTGTCACTTCATACCTGATCGTCTGCACTCGATCACCAATCGTGGTAAGGACGAACTGATGCTTCGCGGTTCCTCGCACAGACTGCGTGTGATCGACCATGACGAGATGGAGCCACGGCCATCTCGTAGCCGTTATTGCAAGGGTTACCTCCAGCCAACCACCGGCATAGTACGGCCCTGACCCTAGCCCTCGGGTGACCACGATGCTTGAGAGCGGTCCTAGCTGACTGAAGAGGGCGATGGCGAGCAGAACGAGCAAAAAGTCGAAGAGGTGCCATGCCAGCGAGCCACCAGCAAAAAGCGCGAAGAGGAGAGATAGAAAAGTGCTGAAGAGGACAACACCCCCTCGAAACCGTATGCCCATTATGCACTAGGATAACAAGACCTCGCCGTTACCAGTAGGTACACATCTGTACTTTCTCACACTCGTATCGCCCCTCCGACCCAAGACCGTGCTGTCGGCAGCCGATCTGGAGTAAGCGAGCTGGCTTCGATGTGTTCCATGGGAGGGGTGCAACGCCAGCGACTCGCGTGCATTGTTCGGTCGAGCTCTGACTGGGCGTGATGATGGCGACCCTTGTTCGATCGGTGAATGCAGCACCCAGCCACTGCTGGTGTTGCAACGTCACTTGATGAAGTCGATGATCTGTGTATCCAGGTCCGTCCAGGTAGTTGCGGTGGACGCCAATACGCGATCCACCGTAGGCGATGAGAGGCACCCCAAGCAAACTGGTAGGCGACTCTAGGGGGCGGGGGACATAGCCAGCGCAAGCAAGGGCAGACCGTCATTTGGGTTTGCTGGTTCGGGACGAGGGAGATCACCTCGTGACCGATAGTGATT from Ferrimicrobium sp. encodes the following:
- a CDS encoding aspartate/glutamate racemase family protein, with amino-acid sequence MLGGMSWESTAQYYRLANELVRARLGGLHSANLLLASLDFADIESLQMHGEWEEAGRLLAQSARELEAGGAEVFVLCTNTMHNVADQIQAALTIPLLHIADVTARAVMAAGLTTVALLGTNFTMEQDFYRERLAQHGLTVITPPPDDRAEVHRIIYDELCRGDIEDLSRQIYRNIITRLSHVGAQGVILGCTEIELLISQADSPIRVFPTTRLHVEAAVNFSLGLELCP
- a CDS encoding DUF805 domain-containing protein, with translation MRVVPTTKDVSFKEAYLLYLLRWNDFRGRSSRQEFWKVFAINLVASFILSRVSYLVGLGGWLAMVFSLLNLIPVVALQTRRLHDAGHSGWWIVIGTAMSTLFLVLVTGVALIAYKTSGTHMMRFVPSVFLGVGLFGIAVFAIEIVVVVFDCQRGVLDNRYGPQMH
- a CDS encoding MoxR family ATPase, which gives rise to MDELDPQLGRIVNNLETTIIGKRSLMEFMVTAVLAQGHVLIDDVPGVGKTTVATTLARSLGLTHRRIQCTPDLLPTDITGVTIFHPGTRQFEFHPGPVFANLVIADEINRTSPRTQSALLEVMEEGQVTVDGVTHPLQPPFVVVATQNPIEYDGTFPLPESQLDRFLFRLNVGYPSIEEESDILSQSDETRSPEWVQAVITLPELLDRMQAVKRVHVSDAIRNYIARIAETTRSSPRIELGMSPRASLALYRAAQAWALLHSREYVVPDDVLTLAPFVVEHRLILSRNSGTPTVHLVDDVFKGLLQTVPIPPLAR
- a CDS encoding transglutaminase domain-containing protein; its protein translation is MNRSLLLGLWATALFWPLVHSGGYPDAFVLAITPILLALTESWPHWTLRLIGWIGLLYLQLCSIWDRWASLSALGAAVHSVSRQLLILPVHRWTEISAHDGAPFVLFGVLLGWLIFRRCQHYNQVLALMVFGTVMICVDHVLWGMAAELPLASYLIVGLIILVNVHQVEIGATKINVVRRPVVNALAAIVVIAPLAIGFELPSHAPLHLGVLLTDFRATSATTGLATTGYGAGITQIDHSLLPSRAPVFVAHTNTPYYWQAATYNTFNGLSWSNKGPTSVFEHLAGGSDVPIITPYFEGSHDVLVHASIADASPHALTNLFYMGAPLKFSVTTTVHSRSGRIDVKGVRSYRLSAFEPLYTTKELANRPYSNAPRNVRDDLELPNNLSPQVSQLARRLTAGSSGPFDAAQTIKRYLDTHDRYSYQVSSSPHDVVNQFLFVDRRGYCDQFSTSFIMMMRSLGIPARWVVGYAPGTYSKKQRGYVVRQVDAHSWAQIWISGAGWVPFDPTPGFSFPEYSTASVLHRPLPAPTPPTPGIAKLGLPTPPSLNADAHLRKIPTRQGQRRTTQTTDGHVDEIGIAALALVALTALIWRRQRGRGRKNETLQLWIDIQRVSRRNFGARWGSSSPREWGQTWANHFPHDGGLVQPLVRLLELSFYSQKPLSSDEAAEAKRLWGTLRGRARRLHRSKPMVRQ
- a CDS encoding DUF58 domain-containing protein, whose product is MGIRFRGGVVLFSTFLSLLFALFAGGSLAWHLFDFLLVLLAIALFSQLGPLSSIVVTRGLGSGPYYAGGWLEVTLAITATRWPWLHLVMVDHTQSVRGTAKHQFVLTTIGDRVQTIRYEVTDLQRGSLEFGDIDLITSDFFGFFQRSVRIKQDAISLHIWPKIIGLSRTELKNYIWQGQQLDTRRTRQASTQLQGIREYIPGDRLSHIHWKTTARTGEFKVKHFEPENEAEFIVLLDTAPHFPANDWELAISIAASLVYQANRSQLMLRITTLDQPFDYTPLPSGQGALVRMMDFLSALTYGSTDPLDPVHHMRYRGHVLVITTNRYRAIWQGSADSIIVVGDGGITSLADWRAHLGPTRERASR